A stretch of Ipomoea triloba cultivar NCNSP0323 chromosome 13, ASM357664v1 DNA encodes these proteins:
- the LOC116002611 gene encoding plastidal glycolate/glycerate translocator 1, chloroplastic: protein MSTQFPLTPISSSSHASTPHSPLSPIPMAATPSAAPRIISSFPFPNHHSRITPFISPRNSRKIPLLASNGLQITNPANIKLLGPHPKFLRLGIHKSHSTSKFLAHSVGSDGSSITSTSLSSKVIGVFHLLVSLGLILAMDKYLKQAFVAAAIKFPSALFGMFCTFTVLIALDTVLPAAATGLMNFFEPALLFIQRWLPLFYVPSLVVLPLAVKDIPASSGVKIFGILVGGWLASLCVAGYTAISVRKMVKTEMIAAEPMSKPSPFSSLEAWTWTGILLISFVGALFYPTALGTNARTCLPFLLSSTVLGYIVGSGLPAAVKKILHPIVSCAVSAVLAAAAFGYFSGSGLDPVLGYYLTKASANPGAGDILMGFLGSVIISFAFSMFKQRKLVKRHAAEIFTSVIISSLFSLYSTAFIGRLVGLEPDLTVSILPRCITVALALSIVSFFEGTNSSLTAAVVVLTGLVGANFVQTVLDRLGFTDPIARGIATASSAHGLGTAALSAKEPEALPFCAIAYALTGIFGSLICSVPAVRQSLIAIVG from the exons ATGTCCACACAATTCCCTCTCACACCCATTTCAAGTTCAAGCCATGCATCCACTCCCCACTCCCCCCTATCGCCCATTCCCATGGCAGCAACACCTTCTGCTGCTCCGCGAATCATATCGTCTTTTCCCTTTCCCAATCACCATTCAAGAATCACCCCTTTCATCTCTCCACGGAATTCCAGAAAAATTCCACTGCTTGCCTCCAATGGCCTACAAATCACCAACCCTGCAAACATCAAACTTCTTGGGCCACACCCCAAGTTCTTGCGATTGGGTATTCACAAATCTCACTCAACTTCCAAATTCCTTGCCCATTCAGTGGGATCAGACGGCAGTAGTATCACCTCCACAAGCCTTTCAAGCAAG GTGATTGGCGTTTTCCATTTGCTAGTTTCACTTGGGCTTATACTAGCAATGGATAAGTACTTGAAACAGGCATTTGTGGCTGCTGCCATTAAGTTCCCAAGTGCTCTATTTGGGATGTTTTGCACTTTCACCGTTTTAATAGCTCTTGATACCGTTCTCCCTGCCGCAGCAACTGGCTTGATGAACTTCTTTGAGCCTGcacttttatttattcaaaGATGGCTTCCACTGTTTTATGTGCCTTCTTTGGTGGTCTTGCCTCTAGCTGTTAAAGACATTCCAGCTTCTTCAGGGGTGAAGATTTTTGGCATTCTAG TTGGAGGCTGGCTAGCTTCACTTTGTGTTGCTGGCTACACAGCTATTTCAGTAAGAAAGATGGTAAAGACAGAAATGATAGCAGCTGAGCCTATGTCAAAGCCATCTCCTTTCTCTTCTTTGGAGGCATGGACATGGACTGGAATTCTCTTGATATCATTTGTTGGGGCACTTTTCTACCCAACAGCTCTTGGCACAAATGCCAGAACATGCCTGCCTTTCCTACTCTCGTCTACTGTGTTAGGCTACATTGTTGGTTCAGG GCTTCCAGCAGCTGTGAAGAAGATTCTTCATCCAATTGTTTCCTGTGCAGTCTCTGCAGTTCTCGCTGCTGCAGCTTTTGGATACTTTTCTGGCTCTGGACTTGATCCAGTTTTAG GGTATTATCTTACAAAGGCCTCAGCTAATCCTGGAGCTGGTGACATTTTAATGGGATTTTTGGGATCAGTTATCATCTCCTTTGCTTTCTCAATGTTCAAACAAAGAAAG CTTGTTAAGCGACATGCAGCTGAGATTTTCACCTCTGTCATAAtttcttcattattttctttgtatTCTACTGCATTCATTGGGCGGCTTGTTGGCTTAGAACCAGATTTAACAGTATCTATTCTACCGCGATGTATAACAGTCGCACTTGCTCTAAGCATTGTTTCTTTCTTTGAAG GTACCAATTCGTCTCTCACGGCTGCTGTCGTTGTACTAACTGGTCTTGTGGGTGCCAATTTTGTCCAGACGGTGTTAGATAGACTTGGCTTCACCGATCCTATTGCTCGAGGAATTGCAACTGCTTCTAG TGCTCATGGATTGGGTACAGCAGCATTGTCGGCCAAGGAACCGGAAGCCCTTCCATTCTGTGCGATTGCATATGCTCTGACCGGTATATTTGGTTCATTGATTTGCTCAGTTCCTGCAGTGAGACAGAGCTTAATTGCAATAGTTGGTTGA
- the LOC116001618 gene encoding secretory carrier-associated membrane protein 4-like, giving the protein MDRRNDPNPFDEEQQEVNPFSNGGNAPGSKSRIPQMVGLLANTLGFGQKHDATVDIPLDSMNDPKKKQKELAAWEADLKRREMDIKRREDAVAGAGVPVSDKNWPPFFPIIHHDIVNEIPAQSQKMQYLAFASWLGIVLCLVYNIVAVTVCWIKGEGVKIFLLSVIYALMGCPLSYVLWYRPLYNAMRTDSALKFGWFFLFYLLHIGFCIFAAIAPPIVFNGKSLTGILSAIDVFSDHVLVGIFYLVGFGLFCLEVLLSLWVLQKVYMYFRGHK; this is encoded by the exons ATGGATCGGCGAAACGATCCCAATCCTTTTGATGAGGAACAGCAAGAAGTCAATCCATTTTCG AATGGTGGTAATGCTCCAGGATCAAAATCTCGCATTCCTCAAATGGTGGGATTGTTGGCTAATACTCTTGGTTTTGGTCAAAAACATGATGCCACTGTTGATATACCACTTGATTCAATGAAT gatCCCAAGAAAAAACAGAAGGAACTGGCAGCCTGGGAAGCAGATTTGAAAAGGAGAGAAATG GACATCAAACGCCGAGAAGATGCTGTTGCTGGAG CTGGTGTCCCTGTCAGTGATAAGAATTGGCCTCCCTTTTTCCCAATTATACACCATGATATAGTCAATGAAATACCAGCTCAATCTCAGAAAATGCAGTACTTGGCTTTTGCCAGTTGGTTAG GTATTGTTCTTTGCCTTGTATATAATATTGTTGCGGTGACTGTTTGTTGGATAAAGGGTGAAG GTGTCAAGATCTTTCTACTTTCTGTAATATATGCCTTAATGGGGTGCCCTCTATCCTATGTTCTGTGGTACAGGCCACTTTATAATGCAATGAG GACTGACAGTGCACTCAAGTTTGGTTGGTTTTTCTTGTTCTACCTG CTCCATATTGGATTTTGCATATTTGCAGCTATAGCTCCTCCCATTGTCTTTAATGGGAAATCATTGAC GGGCATCCTTTCTGCAATTGATGTCTTCTCTGATCACGTGTTGGTTGGG ATATTCTATCTGGTTGGATTTGGGTTGTTTTGCTTAGAAGTATTGCTAAGCTTGTGGGTGCTTCAG AAAGTCTACATGTATTTCCGAGGGCACAAGTAA